A stretch of the Geovibrio thiophilus genome encodes the following:
- a CDS encoding ABC transporter substrate-binding protein, whose amino-acid sequence MKYPIIITITLILLTSCKKDDTPVRIGVNGWPPCEIWYVAQQQGYFGDVPVQIVRFSAWTDNMKSLYLGNTDITHATYFNALYFLDKGEQAKIVLSSDTIDGGDGLTVKNGISSVSELRGKTIAVEINTDEHFLLYKTLKQAGISLSDVNLLNSSAADGRDHFINNEADAVYTYEPYLSQAASNGGGKIISTAKELPGYMTDTLMASQKLINDRPEEIKTIITAWYKAQAYILANPEESFGLMAANEKMTPEDFAAFYRSFRFFTAEENRSIPSSENFVEVVTEIADFLGIKHTDYENIAVTDFLP is encoded by the coding sequence ATGAAATATCCAATAATAATCACTATTACTTTAATTCTGTTAACAAGCTGTAAAAAGGATGATACTCCTGTCAGAATAGGTGTAAACGGATGGCCCCCGTGCGAGATTTGGTACGTTGCACAGCAGCAGGGCTATTTCGGCGATGTGCCGGTTCAGATTGTGCGGTTTTCCGCATGGACAGACAACATGAAGTCCCTGTATCTCGGCAATACAGACATCACCCACGCAACTTATTTTAATGCCCTGTACTTTCTGGACAAAGGCGAACAGGCGAAGATAGTTCTCTCCTCTGATACCATAGACGGCGGTGACGGACTGACAGTGAAAAACGGCATATCCTCAGTCAGTGAGCTGCGCGGCAAAACAATCGCCGTTGAGATCAACACGGATGAACACTTTCTTCTGTATAAAACACTCAAACAGGCAGGGATAAGTCTTTCGGATGTAAACCTGCTGAACTCCTCCGCTGCGGACGGACGTGACCATTTCATAAATAATGAGGCTGACGCAGTGTACACATATGAGCCTTATCTTTCTCAGGCTGCTTCAAACGGCGGAGGGAAAATAATCTCAACAGCAAAGGAACTGCCCGGGTATATGACGGACACTCTCATGGCTTCCCAAAAGCTTATTAACGACAGACCGGAAGAAATAAAGACAATAATAACGGCATGGTATAAAGCACAGGCATATATCCTTGCCAATCCGGAAGAATCTTTCGGGCTCATGGCAGCCAATGAAAAAATGACTCCCGAAGATTTTGCCGCATTTTACCGGAGCTTCCGTTTTTTCACCGCTGAGGAAAACAGAAGCATTCCCTCGTCTGAAAACTTTGTGGAAGTGGTAACCGAAATAGCAGACTTTCTGGGAATCAAACATACCGATTATGAAAACATAGCGGTAACAGATTTTCTCCCCTGA
- a CDS encoding sigma-54-dependent transcriptional regulator, protein MRKILIIDDDIFFLKALKRMLTTLGDYSADISADGSIAFRSQEIREYDLVMLDLNMPKPDGRECLMAVKASAPSVPVIIVTGENSTETAVEYLRMGAYDYLTKPIDRNRLNATLENLFRLKSLEEELDSITRHLLKNELEKPYCFEKILTLDETMKKNFRYTEAIAPTSKPVLICGETGTGKELMAESLHLCSGREGKYVSVDVSGIDDSVFSDTLFGHTKGAFTGADKARSGLIETASGGTIFLDEIGDLQEASQIKLLRLLQTGEYYPLGSDAAKKSSARIVTAMNRTPEALLDKGFRNDLYYRLSTYRIDVPPLRERKKDIPLLARFFYSGAAKELKIPDRPDERALELLLAYRFPGNVRELKSIMEDAALQQKIGRTLFDTITERLNIKEVSGEKKARLKLTDVFGFLPTIKQVTDALVNEALEETKGSQKDAAAIVGLSRQAFNRRLNMQKKE, encoded by the coding sequence ATGCGTAAAATTCTCATAATAGATGATGATATATTCTTCCTTAAGGCTCTCAAAAGGATGCTCACCACGCTGGGGGACTATTCTGCGGATATTTCAGCCGACGGAAGCATAGCTTTCAGAAGTCAGGAAATACGGGAATATGATCTTGTAATGCTTGATCTCAACATGCCCAAGCCGGATGGCAGAGAATGCCTTATGGCTGTTAAAGCGTCCGCCCCGTCGGTTCCTGTAATAATAGTAACAGGGGAAAACAGCACAGAAACCGCCGTTGAGTATCTCCGTATGGGCGCCTATGACTATCTTACCAAACCGATTGATCGCAACAGGCTGAATGCAACCCTTGAAAACCTCTTCCGCCTCAAGTCGCTGGAAGAGGAGCTGGACTCCATAACTCGGCACCTGCTCAAAAACGAGCTTGAAAAACCGTACTGCTTTGAAAAGATACTCACCCTCGACGAAACCATGAAGAAGAACTTCCGCTATACGGAGGCAATAGCCCCTACATCAAAACCGGTGCTCATATGCGGTGAAACCGGAACAGGCAAAGAACTGATGGCTGAATCGCTTCATTTATGCAGCGGGCGGGAGGGAAAATATGTTTCCGTTGATGTGTCAGGCATTGATGACTCGGTCTTCTCCGACACGCTTTTCGGTCATACGAAAGGAGCCTTTACCGGAGCGGATAAGGCACGAAGCGGGCTGATCGAAACTGCGTCCGGAGGAACAATATTTCTCGATGAGATAGGCGACCTTCAGGAAGCCAGCCAGATAAAGCTTCTGCGGCTTTTGCAGACGGGTGAATACTACCCGCTGGGCAGTGATGCTGCGAAAAAAAGCAGCGCACGGATAGTAACCGCGATGAACAGAACACCGGAAGCCTTGCTGGACAAAGGTTTCAGGAATGACCTCTACTACAGGCTCAGCACATACAGGATAGATGTTCCGCCGCTGCGGGAGCGGAAGAAGGACATACCCCTTCTGGCACGCTTTTTTTACTCCGGCGCGGCAAAAGAGCTTAAGATCCCCGACAGACCTGACGAAAGAGCTCTCGAACTGCTTTTAGCCTACCGGTTCCCCGGAAATGTCAGGGAACTGAAAAGCATAATGGAAGACGCCGCATTGCAGCAGAAAATCGGCAGAACCCTTTTTGATACCATAACCGAAAGACTTAATATAAAAGAGGTTTCAGGTGAAAAGAAAGCCCGGCTTAAATTAACCGATGTCTTTGGTTTTCTGCCCACTATAAAACAAGTGACAGACGCTCTGGTTAACGAAGCTCTGGAAGAAACAAAAGGCAGCCAGAAAGATGCCGCAGCGATTGTAGGGCTCAGCAGGCAGGCATTTAACAGAAGACTGAATATGCAGAAAAAAGAATAA
- a CDS encoding EAL domain-containing protein: MFKSEKIYSLSGSSLKVSGCEILADTGIPNQILFASENTELECFLFHTMMNKQRLHTSYVHSNNFFWTMNLSPAAIEKICNELPFLPSNFFIEITEKGRYSEDFIDCAKPFSHMLILDDFGTGYANMEAVYKLKPHGVKIDKTFFGSSAAYLKSLISELRNYVSVIIAEKVENEDDFALMKELGADFFQGFYMPSKKLKNVSRAATAAV, translated from the coding sequence ATGTTTAAATCTGAAAAAATCTACTCTCTCAGCGGTTCGTCACTGAAAGTATCCGGATGTGAGATTCTGGCAGATACAGGAATACCGAATCAGATTCTTTTTGCTTCGGAAAATACCGAGCTGGAATGCTTCCTGTTCCACACAATGATGAATAAGCAAAGGCTGCATACTTCATATGTGCACTCAAACAATTTTTTCTGGACTATGAACCTCTCACCCGCTGCCATAGAGAAAATCTGTAATGAGCTCCCCTTTCTTCCTTCCAATTTTTTCATAGAAATAACTGAGAAAGGACGTTATTCCGAGGACTTTATAGATTGTGCCAAGCCCTTTTCGCATATGCTTATTCTTGATGATTTCGGCACAGGCTACGCAAATATGGAAGCAGTGTATAAGCTGAAACCACACGGAGTCAAAATTGATAAAACATTCTTCGGCAGTTCAGCAGCATATCTGAAATCACTTATAAGCGAGCTGAGGAATTACGTTTCAGTGATAATCGCTGAAAAGGTTGAGAATGAAGACGATTTCGCGTTGATGAAAGAACTGGGCGCGGATTTTTTTCAGGGTTTCTACATGCCTTCAAAAAAACTGAAAAACGTGAGCAGAGCGGCAACTGCGGCTGTATAA
- a CDS encoding alpha/beta hydrolase, whose amino-acid sequence MFRYAFLALFLFVSSALAGSAPYSFETLKFSSADGERNYRVIVGVPSSVAPSEGYPVLYALDGNAAFADFSEGIQKRLAEEGAPVVVFIGYETEERFDVDSRAYDYTPPADDGRPFPDALKKSRMNGGAAHYFELIEKQIKPSVEKLASIDKTKQTLWGHSYGGLFVLYVLTSSPASFQAYASADPSLWWNGGAVLRESEAFAAALYEFKDLKLLIMKSGLERKRPERSEGEHAKAYDARVKAVSSVPADAAKTAAYRFASVKGISVQYREYPQLSHGPLLPVSFYAALRLAQGYMD is encoded by the coding sequence ATGTTCAGATATGCTTTCTTGGCGCTGTTTCTGTTTGTTTCTTCCGCCCTTGCGGGGTCTGCTCCGTACAGTTTTGAAACCCTGAAATTCTCATCTGCCGATGGGGAGAGAAACTATCGTGTCATAGTGGGTGTTCCGTCCTCCGTTGCTCCCTCGGAAGGCTATCCTGTCCTGTATGCTCTTGACGGCAATGCCGCGTTTGCGGATTTCAGTGAGGGTATTCAGAAGAGGCTTGCGGAGGAAGGGGCGCCTGTGGTTGTGTTCATAGGCTATGAGACTGAGGAGCGCTTTGATGTGGATTCGAGAGCATATGACTACACCCCGCCCGCAGATGACGGCAGACCGTTTCCCGATGCTCTCAAAAAAAGCCGCATGAACGGCGGTGCCGCACATTATTTTGAACTCATAGAAAAACAGATAAAACCCTCAGTTGAAAAGCTTGCGTCCATAGATAAGACAAAACAGACGCTCTGGGGGCATTCGTACGGCGGGCTGTTTGTGCTTTATGTGCTTACCTCGTCGCCCGCCAGTTTTCAGGCATATGCCTCTGCGGATCCCTCTCTCTGGTGGAACGGCGGAGCGGTGCTGAGGGAATCGGAAGCTTTCGCCGCCGCGCTGTATGAGTTTAAAGATCTTAAGCTGCTTATTATGAAAAGCGGGCTGGAGAGGAAGCGCCCCGAACGCTCGGAAGGGGAGCATGCCAAGGCGTATGATGCCCGTGTGAAGGCGGTGAGTTCTGTCCCGGCGGATGCTGCGAAGACGGCGGCATACCGTTTCGCGTCAGTAAAAGGCATTTCTGTTCAATACAGGGAGTATCCGCAGTTATCCCACGGACCGCTGCTTCCTGTATCGTTTTACGCGGCGCTCAGGCTGGCTCAGGGTTATATGGATTAA
- a CDS encoding SIMPL domain-containing protein encodes MNGKTDSAAFILGIFIMLGLGILGWQLASAALKYKSFERTVAVKGLSEREYPADVVIWTLKFSVAENDITKLYIEMERNVSKIKAFLLNNGLNESEISVSVPAISDVYANQYGTDRRPEYRYTSRQAVTVYSSKVESVRSLMTQTGELGKEGLVLTGNEYEAPAEYIFTRLNEVKPQMIEEATKAAREVAQKFAGDSGSRLGKIKSASQGQFTISARDTNNPHIKSLRVVSTVEYYLSD; translated from the coding sequence ATGAACGGAAAAACTGACTCAGCGGCATTCATCCTCGGCATATTCATAATGCTGGGGCTCGGCATACTAGGCTGGCAGCTCGCTTCAGCCGCCTTAAAATATAAATCATTTGAAAGAACAGTCGCCGTCAAAGGGCTTTCCGAAAGGGAATACCCCGCTGATGTTGTAATCTGGACACTGAAATTCAGCGTGGCGGAAAACGACATCACCAAGCTTTACATAGAGATGGAGAGGAATGTCTCCAAAATAAAAGCCTTCCTTCTGAACAACGGACTGAATGAAAGCGAAATAAGCGTCTCTGTTCCCGCCATTTCCGATGTATACGCAAACCAGTACGGCACAGACCGCAGACCTGAATACCGCTACACGTCACGGCAGGCGGTAACGGTTTACTCATCGAAGGTTGAGTCGGTGCGCTCGCTCATGACGCAGACAGGCGAACTGGGCAAGGAGGGGCTTGTGCTCACCGGAAACGAATATGAAGCTCCCGCAGAATACATATTCACCCGCCTGAACGAAGTCAAGCCGCAGATGATAGAGGAAGCAACCAAGGCGGCGCGGGAAGTCGCCCAGAAGTTTGCCGGAGACTCGGGCAGCAGACTTGGCAAGATAAAAAGCGCCTCTCAGGGGCAGTTCACGATAAGCGCCCGTGACACCAACAACCCGCACATAAAAAGCCTCCGTGTGGTTTCCACCGTGGAGTATTACCTCTCGGATTAA
- a CDS encoding HAD family hydrolase, giving the protein MAKKTVTMAIAYDFDGTLAPGNMQEYDFVPKVGMTTADFWKETSSETVKHNADRILIYMKQMLDKAQAARVSVRRENFVDYGRSVRLFAGVTDWFRRINDYGKSKNIIVEHYIISSGIKEMIEGTPIADEFKAIYASSFVYDHNGIAVWPALAVNYTTKTQFLFRINKGVLNVYDDHKVNEYLPQDERPVPFENMIFVGDGETDIPCFRLVKEQNGHSIAVFPPKKKGAKARTDKLIAEGRVNFACAADYSAGSSIEITVKAVIDKIAADSALKALGKIP; this is encoded by the coding sequence AATATGACTTCGTTCCGAAAGTGGGTATGACCACGGCTGATTTCTGGAAGGAAACATCATCAGAGACAGTAAAACACAATGCAGACAGAATCCTCATATACATGAAGCAGATGCTGGACAAAGCGCAGGCGGCGCGGGTCTCCGTCCGCAGAGAGAATTTTGTGGACTACGGCAGATCTGTCCGGCTTTTTGCAGGAGTCACAGACTGGTTCCGGCGGATAAACGATTACGGAAAATCAAAGAATATAATTGTCGAGCATTACATAATCTCCTCCGGTATTAAGGAGATGATAGAGGGGACACCCATAGCGGATGAGTTTAAAGCGATTTACGCCTCATCCTTCGTTTACGATCATAACGGAATCGCCGTATGGCCTGCTCTCGCAGTGAACTACACCACCAAGACACAGTTTCTCTTCCGCATAAATAAAGGCGTGCTGAACGTTTATGACGATCATAAGGTAAACGAGTATCTCCCGCAGGATGAACGCCCCGTGCCGTTTGAAAACATGATCTTCGTCGGCGACGGAGAGACGGATATTCCATGTTTCCGTCTCGTCAAGGAGCAGAACGGGCACTCCATAGCGGTCTTCCCGCCGAAGAAAAAGGGCGCAAAAGCACGAACGGACAAGCTTATCGCAGAAGGCAGAGTGAATTTCGCCTGCGCTGCTGATTATTCCGCCGGTTCATCAATAGAAATCACGGTGAAAGCGGTAATAGACAAAATAGCCGCCGATTCCGCCCTGAAAGCGCTGGGAAAAATACCGTGA